One Bifidobacterium crudilactis genomic region harbors:
- a CDS encoding SixA phosphatase family protein, whose amino-acid sequence MGVKMSKVAKRAHAYQYVLIVMRHAKAEAFGNGDDRQRQLTDKGVKQAKVVAKGLSDLDLVPDRIACSGADRTRQTLDRMLKVFGDKPKVDMRQSLYEGGVQSVLDELKSTKTKRKVLMVLGHEPTVSISCQWLATSDSDPERLDLLNLGMSPANLAIFGSNEPFKDWQIHSATLLAVLGPHDF is encoded by the coding sequence ATGGGTGTCAAAATGAGCAAGGTCGCGAAACGTGCGCACGCATACCAGTATGTGCTGATAGTCATGCGTCACGCCAAGGCCGAGGCCTTCGGCAACGGAGATGACAGACAGCGGCAATTGACCGACAAGGGCGTGAAGCAGGCGAAGGTGGTTGCCAAAGGCCTGTCGGATCTGGATCTGGTCCCGGACAGAATCGCCTGTTCAGGAGCGGACAGAACGCGGCAGACACTCGATCGCATGCTCAAGGTGTTCGGTGACAAACCCAAGGTGGATATGCGGCAAAGTCTTTACGAAGGCGGCGTGCAGTCCGTTCTGGATGAACTGAAGTCCACGAAGACCAAACGCAAAGTACTGATGGTGCTTGGACATGAGCCGACGGTTTCCATCAGTTGCCAGTGGCTTGCAACCTCGGATTCCGACCCGGAACGGCTCGACCTGCTGAACCTGGGCATGTCTCCTGCCAATCTGGCCATCTTCGGTTCGAACGAGCCCTTCAAGGATTGGCAAATCCACAGCGCCACCCTGCTGGCCGTCCTGGGACCCCATGATTTCTGA
- a CDS encoding ABC transporter ATP-binding protein, whose protein sequence is MQKKGQTGKIIKRLLKYLLASKIRVIIMVISGMISVGLVALGPKILGKATNVLFSGILGTMLQKQGVPAGTPTEQVVAALRAQGKGSFADMIASMNVKAGQGIDWSTFGTILLIVIAIYLVSILLRLVQNFLMTRVVSDAVFRMRAQIEDKMSRLPLQYFDRTPRGEVMSRTTNDVDNISQTLQQILGELFFSVFMVVATFIMMLSISPMLTLVAFVIIPVMGLCAAFIMKKTQPNFIAQWAKTGEVNSHVEEMFSGHMIVRSYGRQDAAKEEFDKRNRQLYDASFKASFLSSLVTPVTTFFGNLSFVLVVIFGGVKVLSGTLSLGDLQAFTQYSRQSSQPLGELASMGTMLQSSLASCQRIFEFLDEEEQQPDPVDAHEIGELTGGNIEGHVRFDDVSFSYRSDEPLIQHLSLEAKPGQTVAIVGPTGAGKTTLVNLLMRFYEIQGGAITIDGVDTATVTRDSLRRHFGMVLQDTWLFDGTVRDNLLYGVQEGRQLSEEQMLAGARATHVDEFIRRLPNGYDTVLNEDSSELSQGERQLMTICRAFLSDPDILILDEATSSVDTRTELLVQQAMNALRENRTSFVIAHRLSTIRDADLILVVNHGSIVEQGSHDELIAQDGAYATLYNSQFTQSQE, encoded by the coding sequence ATGCAGAAAAAGGGACAGACCGGCAAGATCATCAAGCGCCTGCTGAAGTATCTGCTGGCCAGCAAGATCCGAGTGATCATTATGGTCATTTCGGGCATGATATCGGTTGGATTGGTTGCTTTGGGCCCGAAGATACTGGGCAAGGCCACCAATGTGCTCTTCTCGGGTATCCTCGGCACAATGCTTCAGAAGCAGGGTGTCCCGGCAGGAACGCCGACCGAACAGGTCGTCGCGGCCCTGCGTGCGCAGGGCAAGGGTTCCTTCGCGGACATGATCGCCTCGATGAACGTCAAAGCAGGCCAAGGCATCGACTGGTCGACCTTCGGCACGATTCTGCTGATCGTCATCGCCATCTATCTGGTCTCCATTCTGCTGCGACTGGTGCAGAACTTCCTGATGACACGTGTGGTCTCGGACGCCGTGTTTCGGATGCGTGCGCAGATCGAGGACAAGATGTCCCGTCTGCCCCTGCAGTATTTCGACAGGACGCCGCGCGGGGAGGTCATGAGCCGTACGACCAACGATGTGGACAACATCTCCCAGACCTTGCAGCAGATTCTCGGAGAGCTGTTCTTCTCGGTATTCATGGTGGTTGCGACCTTCATCATGATGCTCTCGATTTCGCCCATGCTCACGCTGGTGGCTTTCGTCATCATTCCGGTGATGGGCTTGTGCGCCGCATTCATCATGAAGAAGACCCAGCCGAACTTCATCGCACAGTGGGCCAAGACCGGAGAGGTCAACAGCCATGTCGAGGAGATGTTCTCCGGGCATATGATCGTGCGTTCATACGGCAGACAGGACGCCGCGAAAGAAGAGTTCGACAAGCGCAATCGTCAACTGTACGACGCCTCGTTCAAGGCGTCGTTCCTCTCGTCTCTGGTCACGCCGGTAACGACCTTCTTCGGAAACCTCAGTTTCGTGCTGGTCGTTATCTTCGGTGGTGTCAAAGTGCTTTCCGGCACCTTGAGCCTGGGTGATCTGCAGGCGTTCACGCAGTACTCCCGACAGTCCTCCCAGCCACTCGGCGAATTGGCTTCCATGGGCACCATGCTCCAGAGCTCCTTGGCCAGTTGCCAGCGCATCTTCGAATTCCTGGATGAGGAGGAGCAGCAGCCCGACCCGGTGGATGCACACGAAATCGGCGAGCTCACGGGCGGCAACATCGAAGGTCATGTCCGTTTCGATGATGTGTCCTTCTCCTATCGTTCCGATGAACCCCTGATTCAGCATCTCTCCCTGGAAGCAAAACCTGGGCAGACGGTCGCAATCGTAGGCCCCACCGGAGCAGGGAAAACAACCTTGGTGAACCTGCTGATGCGCTTCTATGAAATTCAGGGAGGCGCCATCACCATCGACGGCGTGGATACCGCGACGGTCACCAGGGACAGTCTTCGCAGACATTTCGGCATGGTTCTGCAGGATACCTGGCTGTTCGACGGCACCGTGCGCGACAACCTGCTGTATGGTGTCCAGGAAGGCAGGCAACTGAGCGAAGAGCAGATGCTTGCAGGAGCGAGGGCGACCCATGTCGACGAGTTCATCCGCAGACTCCCCAATGGCTACGACACCGTGCTCAACGAGGACAGTTCCGAGCTGAGTCAGGGGGAGCGTCAGCTGATGACGATATGCAGGGCCTTCCTTTCCGACCCTGACATCCTGATACTCGACGAGGCGACGAGCTCCGTGGACACCAGAACGGAACTGCTGGTGCAGCAGGCCATGAACGCTCTACGCGAGAACCGCACCAGCTTCGTCATCGCCCACCGTCTGTCCACCATTCGCGATGCCGATCTCATTCTGGTGGTGAACCACGGATCAATCGTCGAACAGGGCTCCCATGACGAACTGATAGCACAGGACGGCGCATACGCCACCCTGTATAATTCACAGTTCACGCAGTCTCAGGAGTAG
- a CDS encoding ABC transporter ATP-binding protein gives MLRLWGKYLKPYWFQVTILVVFQIAQSVLNLYLPNLQADIIDNGVAAGDKDAIYRYGFQMIGISVVQILANLVAVYYSTRLAMRLGYETRRDIFSAVEDMSLQEVERFSAGSLITRTTNDVQQVQMTTMQMLLIVLQAPVQFVGGVILAFRQDRPLTWSLAVILPVVLVIAGILMSKMGPLFGKMQRRLDAVNRLVREQISGVRVIRAFVRERSEAQRFHVANRKVYDTLMSTGRLMSMMIPLLFFIINLSNVGIMWFGGKRIESGGMQIGSLQAFIQYLMIILIGLMMAAMMMVMVPRASVASKRITEVMEAKSSITAPEHPYVADAPLGKVEFRHVGFSYPGADDPVLDDLSFTAEPGTTTAIIGSTGSGKSTVLRLMNRMFDVNSGEVLIDGHDVREYDPAQLNLMFGQVPQKAMLFSGTIRSNMQYGAEHATDDDIWQALRIAQAEEFVRENPQGLDAPVSEGGTNFSGGQKQRLCIARAILRQPLIYTFDDAFSALDVATDRKLREALAPVTRHATQILVAQRATSIRDADQILVFESGRIVGRGTHDELMNSCPTYQEIVESQGGLGPDVEALSLDGRGE, from the coding sequence ATGTTAAGACTTTGGGGCAAATACCTCAAGCCATACTGGTTTCAGGTCACCATACTGGTGGTATTCCAGATTGCACAGTCAGTGCTCAATCTATATCTGCCGAATCTGCAGGCAGACATCATCGACAACGGGGTTGCCGCAGGAGACAAGGATGCCATCTACCGCTACGGCTTCCAGATGATCGGCATTTCCGTGGTGCAGATTCTGGCCAACCTGGTCGCGGTCTATTACTCGACCAGACTGGCCATGCGTCTCGGCTATGAGACGCGCAGGGATATCTTCAGCGCGGTAGAGGATATGAGTCTGCAGGAGGTCGAGCGTTTCTCGGCCGGCTCGCTGATCACGAGGACGACGAACGATGTGCAGCAGGTGCAGATGACCACCATGCAGATGCTGCTGATCGTGCTTCAGGCACCTGTGCAGTTCGTCGGCGGAGTGATCCTGGCCTTCCGCCAGGACAGGCCGTTGACATGGTCGCTTGCCGTCATTCTGCCGGTGGTGCTGGTGATAGCGGGCATACTGATGTCGAAGATGGGTCCGCTGTTCGGCAAGATGCAGCGCAGGCTGGATGCGGTGAACAGGCTTGTCCGCGAGCAGATCAGCGGTGTTCGGGTCATCAGGGCATTCGTGCGTGAGCGCAGTGAAGCCCAGCGTTTCCATGTCGCCAATCGCAAGGTGTATGACACGCTGATGTCGACCGGACGTCTGATGAGCATGATGATCCCTCTGCTGTTCTTTATCATCAACCTGTCGAATGTGGGCATCATGTGGTTCGGTGGCAAGCGCATCGAATCCGGCGGCATGCAGATCGGTTCTCTGCAGGCCTTCATCCAGTATCTGATGATTATCCTCATCGGTCTGATGATGGCGGCGATGATGATGGTTATGGTGCCGCGTGCATCCGTCGCCAGCAAGCGCATCACTGAGGTGATGGAGGCCAAAAGCAGCATCACCGCGCCAGAGCATCCCTACGTCGCCGACGCTCCTCTGGGCAAGGTGGAATTCCGTCATGTCGGCTTCTCCTATCCCGGTGCGGACGATCCGGTGCTCGACGATCTGTCATTCACTGCGGAACCCGGAACAACCACTGCCATCATCGGCTCCACAGGTTCGGGCAAGTCCACCGTCCTTCGACTGATGAACAGAATGTTCGATGTGAATTCCGGCGAGGTGCTTATCGACGGCCATGATGTGCGTGAGTACGATCCGGCCCAACTGAATCTGATGTTCGGACAGGTGCCGCAGAAGGCCATGCTCTTTTCCGGAACCATCCGCTCGAACATGCAGTACGGAGCGGAGCATGCCACGGACGACGACATCTGGCAGGCACTGCGCATCGCCCAGGCCGAGGAATTCGTGCGCGAGAACCCACAGGGGCTCGATGCTCCCGTTTCCGAAGGAGGGACCAATTTCTCGGGTGGACAGAAGCAGCGCCTGTGCATCGCCAGAGCGATACTCAGGCAGCCGCTGATCTACACCTTCGATGACGCCTTCTCAGCCCTAGATGTGGCGACCGACAGGAAACTGCGTGAAGCCCTGGCCCCGGTCACACGGCATGCGACGCAGATTCTCGTGGCACAACGGGCTACATCCATAAGAGACGCCGATCAGATACTGGTGTTCGAATCAGGCAGGATCGTAGGTAGGGGCACGCATGACGAGCTGATGAACTCATGCCCGACCTACCAGGAAATCGTTGAGTCGCAAGGTGGTCTGGGCCCTGACGTGGAGGCCTTGAGCTTGGATGGGAGGGGAGAATAA
- the metE gene encoding 5-methyltetrahydropteroyltriglutamate--homocysteine S-methyltransferase has protein sequence MSVPTSVVGFPRIGSDRELKKSIEGYWRGKHGIEDVKATAKLLRERHWKIQQQAGISLIPSNDFSYYDQMLDTAILLGVVPQRYKRLSLDAEDTLFAMGRGYQGDKGDVTALPMKKWFTTNYHYLVPEIDDSVSISLSSDKPFEEFTEAKALGITTKPVLIGPYTFLKLARRPEGAPLAIDRGLIEQTAKAYADVLERFAGLGVDWVQFDEPYLVLDKERGDLELFKSLYTKILPHRKSTNGTVRLLLQTYFGHVRDSYETLGLLGFDGLGLDFVEGRNENLAALEEFGVSENTTIFAGVVNGRNIWRNDYAVSLGVLDAVRKVTDRVAVSTASSLLHVPFSVAREDGLDAEVRRHFAFAVEKLDEIGELAELVQDNDEERKSSKALADNQALFDGHRVKADAAVSKRIAGLSEGEFNRKPARSERQRLQREELHLPLLPTTTIGSFPQTKEVRAERARLRHGEISQDDYDAFIRSQIDDVLSKQEAIGLDVLVHGEFERNDMVEYFGQNLNGFLFTKNAWVQSYGTRCVKPPIVWSDVSRAQPITVAWSAYAQSRTDRVVKGMLTGPVTILNWSWPREDITHEQQTTQLALAIRDEVLDLEAAGIKVIQIDEAALREKLPLRRSDWHKEYLDWAIPAFRLVHSGVKAGTQIHTHMCYSEFNDIIRDIDAMDADVISFEASRSDLTVLDAIQEAHFETEAGPGVYDIHSPRIPSQQEIEDRIGDILAKMDKASVWINPDCGLKTRGNAETWPSLEHMVAAAKAVRERLER, from the coding sequence ATGTCTGTGCCCACATCAGTTGTCGGTTTCCCGCGCATTGGTTCCGATAGGGAGCTGAAGAAAAGCATCGAGGGGTATTGGAGAGGCAAACACGGCATCGAGGATGTGAAGGCCACGGCGAAGTTGCTGCGCGAACGACACTGGAAGATTCAGCAGCAGGCGGGGATTTCGCTTATCCCCAGCAACGACTTCAGCTATTACGACCAGATGCTGGACACCGCGATTCTGCTCGGAGTGGTTCCCCAACGGTACAAGCGGCTGTCTTTGGATGCCGAGGACACCTTGTTCGCCATGGGGCGTGGATATCAGGGCGACAAGGGGGACGTCACCGCACTGCCCATGAAAAAGTGGTTCACCACGAACTACCATTATCTCGTCCCCGAAATTGATGATTCGGTCAGCATCTCCCTCAGCAGCGATAAACCCTTCGAGGAATTCACGGAAGCCAAGGCTCTGGGCATCACCACGAAACCCGTGCTGATAGGCCCGTACACCTTCCTCAAACTTGCCCGACGTCCTGAAGGCGCCCCTCTGGCCATCGATCGGGGTCTTATAGAGCAGACCGCCAAGGCGTACGCTGACGTGCTGGAACGTTTCGCAGGTCTAGGCGTCGACTGGGTGCAATTCGACGAGCCCTATCTGGTCCTCGACAAGGAACGTGGGGACCTGGAGCTCTTCAAGAGCCTCTATACCAAGATTCTTCCGCACCGAAAGTCTACGAACGGTACCGTACGTCTGCTGCTGCAGACCTACTTCGGGCATGTGAGGGATTCATACGAAACCCTGGGACTGCTTGGATTCGACGGACTTGGCCTGGACTTCGTGGAAGGCAGGAACGAGAATCTCGCTGCACTCGAGGAATTCGGGGTGTCCGAGAACACCACGATTTTCGCCGGTGTGGTCAATGGCCGTAACATCTGGCGCAACGATTATGCCGTGAGTCTCGGCGTGCTGGATGCGGTGCGAAAGGTGACCGACCGCGTTGCCGTTTCCACGGCGAGCTCCCTGCTTCATGTGCCCTTCAGCGTGGCGCGGGAGGACGGGCTCGATGCCGAGGTGCGACGTCATTTCGCCTTCGCAGTGGAGAAGCTCGATGAGATCGGCGAGCTGGCCGAACTGGTGCAGGACAATGACGAGGAGCGCAAATCCTCGAAGGCACTGGCAGACAACCAGGCCTTGTTCGATGGACACCGGGTGAAGGCCGATGCCGCCGTCAGCAAACGCATAGCCGGATTGTCGGAAGGCGAATTCAACCGTAAACCGGCCCGTAGCGAGCGCCAGCGTCTGCAGCGTGAGGAATTGCACCTGCCGTTGCTGCCCACGACCACCATCGGCTCCTTCCCGCAGACCAAGGAGGTGCGTGCAGAGCGTGCCAGGCTTCGCCACGGGGAAATCAGCCAGGATGATTACGACGCCTTCATCAGATCGCAGATTGATGATGTCCTTTCCAAGCAGGAGGCCATCGGCCTTGATGTGCTGGTACACGGTGAATTCGAACGCAACGATATGGTCGAATACTTCGGTCAGAACCTCAACGGCTTCCTCTTCACCAAGAACGCCTGGGTGCAGTCCTACGGCACTCGCTGCGTGAAGCCTCCAATCGTATGGTCCGACGTATCCCGCGCACAGCCGATCACCGTGGCGTGGAGCGCCTATGCGCAGTCGCGCACCGACCGCGTCGTCAAGGGAATGCTCACTGGACCTGTCACGATTCTCAACTGGTCGTGGCCACGTGAGGACATCACGCATGAACAGCAGACCACTCAGCTGGCGCTGGCCATACGAGACGAGGTGCTGGACCTGGAAGCGGCAGGCATCAAGGTCATTCAGATCGATGAAGCGGCCTTGCGCGAAAAGCTGCCCCTGCGCAGAAGCGATTGGCACAAAGAGTATCTTGACTGGGCCATCCCGGCCTTCAGACTGGTGCATTCAGGTGTGAAAGCCGGCACGCAGATTCATACGCATATGTGCTATTCGGAGTTCAACGACATCATCCGCGATATCGACGCCATGGATGCCGATGTAATCTCCTTCGAGGCGTCCCGTTCCGATCTGACGGTGCTCGATGCCATACAGGAGGCGCATTTCGAAACCGAAGCGGGTCCGGGAGTCTACGACATCCATTCGCCGCGAATTCCATCCCAGCAGGAGATCGAAGACCGCATAGGGGATATCCTCGCCAAGATGGACAAGGCGTCGGTGTGGATCAATCCCGACTGCGGCCTGAAGACGCGTGGCAATGCCGAGACATGGCCGAGCCTCGAACACATGGTTGCCGCCGCCAAGGCCGTCCGTGAGCGTCTGGAGCGGTAG
- a CDS encoding tRNA (adenine-N1)-methyltransferase — MALRGPLELGEKVQLTDRKGNMITIQIESGAMVQTPHGHILHDDLIGMSEGSVVTTQTTPRRAEDVDKKKPWKAARSIGGWQYAVMRPRLADYVLSMPRGAQIMYPKDIAQVLSLGDIRKGMRVLESGAGSGALSIHLLDAVGELGELTTIELRPEFAHIARANATVYFGGDPGWWSLLQGDFDSVAATLPADGYDRVVLDMLDPWNRLSEIERVLAPGGVFLSYITTTTQMSRLAEALRNSERWTEPQIDETLERSWKAQGLSVRPDHQMIGHTGFLVLSRLMAEGAPALRRRERGAKDTYTDIDREQGPEALESLGLRDISDRKLRKVIRDLDHQRSVLESKQGN, encoded by the coding sequence ATGGCGTTGCGCGGACCTTTGGAACTTGGGGAAAAAGTTCAGCTGACCGACCGCAAAGGCAATATGATCACCATCCAGATCGAATCAGGTGCTATGGTGCAGACCCCACACGGGCACATCCTGCACGACGATCTGATAGGCATGAGCGAAGGAAGCGTGGTAACCACCCAGACCACACCCAGGCGTGCAGAGGATGTCGACAAGAAAAAGCCATGGAAGGCCGCTCGTTCGATAGGCGGCTGGCAGTATGCCGTCATGCGCCCGCGACTGGCTGATTACGTGCTGTCGATGCCGCGGGGTGCTCAGATCATGTATCCGAAGGACATCGCTCAGGTGCTGAGCCTTGGAGACATCCGCAAAGGAATGCGCGTGCTGGAGTCAGGCGCAGGCTCAGGTGCCTTGAGCATCCACCTTCTGGATGCGGTCGGTGAACTTGGAGAGCTGACCACCATCGAGTTGAGACCGGAATTCGCGCACATAGCCCGGGCCAATGCGACGGTGTACTTCGGGGGAGACCCCGGTTGGTGGTCCTTGCTGCAGGGTGATTTCGACTCGGTCGCCGCAACACTGCCCGCTGACGGTTACGACCGTGTTGTTCTCGATATGCTGGACCCGTGGAACAGGCTTTCGGAGATCGAACGGGTGCTGGCTCCCGGAGGGGTGTTTCTGAGTTATATCACCACAACCACGCAGATGAGCCGACTGGCCGAAGCCTTACGAAACTCCGAGAGATGGACAGAGCCTCAAATCGACGAAACGCTGGAACGCAGTTGGAAAGCTCAGGGTCTGTCTGTGAGGCCGGACCATCAGATGATAGGGCATACGGGGTTTCTGGTGTTGTCGAGGCTGATGGCGGAAGGTGCGCCCGCATTGCGTAGGCGCGAACGAGGCGCAAAAGACACGTATACTGATATTGATCGTGAACAGGGTCCGGAGGCTCTTGAATCACTTGGGCTCAGGGACATCTCCGACCGCAAGCTGCGCAAGGTCATTCGGGATCTGGATCATCAGCGTTCCGTGCTCGAATCGAAGCAGGGGAACTGA